One genomic segment of Dysosmobacter sp. Marseille-Q4140 includes these proteins:
- a CDS encoding TPM domain-containing protein, giving the protein MKFFQKRGVAAIVMVLAIVAGAALGQLREPDSSDAPSTAIVGTYTYTYDNAGVLTDETMEHMDAMNASLFAQTGAQILTVTVDTTGGQDIMDYALDLGNTYGVGSAERNNGVVMVLALENISQSGLVGDYCVVVGDGLGSHVDDFTAMQSYYLESDFAAGDYDAGVLAAFDAFIAWFADFYGVDIREGYIPAVPETYTSGTYYTESTGYFAPTFGAVLVDLLGVMVVLFVVWVILDGVRYNRYRRRYLLPGMGRPTVLYYPIFWGRPRRPRPPRPPRSPRPPRPPGSPPPGGPGGFGGGGFFGGGLGSGGPLGGSRGGGSFGGSRGGSFGGGSFGGGFGGSRGGFGGGSFRGGFGGSRGGGGFRGGGRR; this is encoded by the coding sequence ATGAAATTTTTCCAGAAACGAGGCGTGGCCGCCATCGTCATGGTGCTGGCCATCGTGGCAGGCGCGGCGCTGGGACAGCTGCGCGAGCCCGACAGCTCCGACGCGCCCTCCACTGCCATCGTGGGCACCTATACGTATACGTACGACAACGCCGGGGTGCTCACCGACGAGACCATGGAGCACATGGACGCCATGAACGCCTCTCTCTTCGCCCAGACCGGCGCCCAGATCCTGACCGTGACGGTGGACACCACCGGCGGGCAGGACATTATGGACTACGCCCTGGACCTGGGCAACACCTACGGCGTGGGCTCCGCTGAGCGGAACAACGGCGTGGTGATGGTTCTGGCTCTGGAGAACATCTCCCAGAGCGGCCTGGTGGGCGATTACTGCGTGGTGGTGGGCGACGGCCTGGGCAGCCACGTGGACGATTTCACCGCCATGCAGTCCTACTATCTGGAGAGCGACTTTGCCGCCGGAGACTACGACGCCGGCGTCCTGGCCGCCTTCGACGCCTTCATCGCCTGGTTCGCCGACTTCTACGGCGTGGACATCCGGGAGGGCTACATCCCCGCCGTGCCGGAGACGTACACCAGCGGCACCTACTACACCGAGAGCACCGGCTACTTCGCCCCCACCTTCGGGGCCGTGCTGGTGGACCTGCTGGGCGTGATGGTGGTGCTGTTCGTGGTGTGGGTGATCCTGGACGGCGTCCGCTACAACCGCTACCGTCGGCGGTATCTGCTGCCGGGCATGGGGCGGCCCACGGTGCTGTACTATCCCATCTTCTGGGGACGGCCCCGGCGGCCTCGTCCCCCCAGACCGCCCAGATCTCCCCGGCCTCCCAGACCGCCCGGATCTCCGCCCCCCGGCGGCCCCGGCGGCTTTGGCGGCGGAGGCTTCTTCGGCGGGGGCCTTGGCTCCGGCGGACCCTTAGGCGGCAGCCGCGGGGGAGGCAGCTTCGGCGGGAGCCGGGGCGGGTCCTTCGGCGGCGGCAGCTTCGGAGGCGGCTTCGGCGGCAGCCGGGGCGGCTTCGGAGGCGGGTCCTTCCGGGGCGGTTTCGGCGGCAGCCGCGGGGGCGGCGGCTTCCGGGGCGGCGGCCGGAGATAA
- a CDS encoding GNAT family N-acetyltransferase translates to MLLAEKPAFESYLQLQNYDQELSHLSDKYGPPDGRLYLLVTETGEAVGTGAIRPLEGGLWELKRLYIRPAFRGQGLAERTVRRLIADARSMGCRRMVLDTFPFLAGAIRLYKKLGFREIESYNGAPMPDLIYLGLDLAEED, encoded by the coding sequence ATGCTGCTGGCGGAGAAGCCCGCCTTTGAGTCGTACCTGCAATTACAGAACTATGACCAGGAGCTCAGCCACCTCTCCGACAAATACGGCCCGCCGGACGGGCGGCTGTACCTGCTGGTGACGGAGACTGGAGAAGCCGTGGGCACCGGGGCCATCCGGCCTCTGGAGGGCGGCCTGTGGGAGCTCAAGCGGCTCTACATCCGCCCCGCCTTCCGGGGGCAGGGACTGGCGGAGCGGACGGTCCGCCGCCTGATCGCGGATGCCCGGTCCATGGGCTGCCGGCGGATGGTGCTGGACACCTTCCCCTTCCTGGCGGGGGCCATCCGCCTATATAAGAAGCTGGGCTTCCGGGAGATCGAGTCCTACAACGGCGCACCCATGCCGGACCTCATCTATCTGGGGCTGGACCTGGCGGAGGAAGATTGA
- a CDS encoding RNA polymerase sigma factor: MTEQERFLRRAMEAHGGAVYRLALCRTQSVPDAEDVYQDVFLRLLNQRDGPAWEPEHLKAWLLRTALNRCADLHRLRLRRPVVPLEEVSETAAAEDGAAELWEAVGRLPEKLRTPVHLYYAEGYTAGEIAALLGVPAATVRTRLHRARQKLKDMLGGCDDGEPISEDDRPYPSAGGT; encoded by the coding sequence ATGACGGAACAGGAGAGGTTCCTCCGGCGGGCCATGGAGGCCCACGGCGGCGCCGTGTACCGGCTGGCCCTGTGCCGGACCCAGTCGGTGCCGGACGCGGAGGACGTGTATCAGGACGTGTTTTTGCGCCTGCTGAACCAGCGGGACGGCCCGGCGTGGGAGCCGGAGCATCTGAAGGCCTGGCTGCTGCGGACGGCGCTGAACCGCTGCGCGGACCTGCACCGGCTGCGCCTGCGGCGGCCGGTGGTGCCGCTGGAGGAAGTGTCGGAGACCGCCGCCGCGGAGGACGGAGCGGCGGAGCTGTGGGAGGCGGTGGGGCGGCTGCCGGAGAAGCTGCGCACGCCGGTGCACCTCTATTACGCCGAAGGCTACACCGCCGGGGAGATCGCCGCCCTGCTGGGCGTCCCGGCGGCCACGGTCCGCACCCGGCTCCACCGGGCGCGGCAAAAACTGAAGGACATGCTGGGAGGTTGTGACGATGGAGAACCGATATCAGAAGATGACAGACCATATCCGTCCGCCGGAGGAACTTGA